The following proteins come from a genomic window of Daphnia carinata strain CSIRO-1 chromosome 8, CSIRO_AGI_Dcar_HiC_V3, whole genome shotgun sequence:
- the LOC130700332 gene encoding mitochondrial proton/calcium exchanger protein-like produces MLILSASRFVRGVQATSNGFPFIHHAVGQNLRVKLSYNTVAHRAAFSFSENKNVFSVSQYAKSEFLTVQCRSLRTTSFHFDNDPLKPSSKVEESVLAFKEDLKKEQKKSAAIQPSVTPVVAKPSLGKRIMDELKHYYHGFRLLFIDIKISWNLLWRVLKGEMLTRREKKQLVKTSADVFRLVPFSVFIIIPFMEFTLPIFLKLFPNMLPSTFQTANEKEAKMKTELKVKLEMAKFLQQTLDEMALKRAVGSGHQSYTAKEFAEFCSKLRSSGQQASNEEILRFSKLFEDEITLDSLTRPQLRALCRVLELSTIGPNSLLRFQLRMRLRSLAADDKVIQKEGVDSLTVSELQSACRARGMRALGVSEIRLKSQLLQWLDLSLNEKVPPSLLLLSRALYLPDSDVTSDQLKVTIASLPESVVAQTRDAISQRRGKIDNEARILALKLEEAMIEEERQESAQKVVPAAAALTPPSASEMLADLAPALQDKAKVLTPASAASDQLTSADVAALENALESIGVQRKRLLIEKEELTELKEEMAEYQEDIEELKDFLEVSASQQPPERKRLVLRESKAARRLFRSVNRMIQKLDGTVDRLEGRTVRKTDEGEENMVETEEENVSIEELIASIRRLQSVENSAKLQQIVQLLAQIDQDRDGVVKVDDLMKVIELLSDEKIQMSPKQMTEILNLVNKEEILEMEEKVEKALGHAKIAAAHAAAAAVNVALRANPTQTISAEKLPMEEDLKNSEKKEEENKGTKNE; encoded by the exons ATGCTCATTCTGAGTGCATCCCGATTCGTTCGAGGCGTTCAA gCCACATCCAATGGATTTCCTTTTATTCATCATGCAGTTGGACAAAATCTACGAGTTAAACTCTCCTACAACACTGTTGCTCATAGGGCAGCCTTCTCCTTCAGTGAAAATAAGAATGTCTTCTCTGTATCTCAGTATGCCAAGTCTGAGTTCTTGACTGTGCAATGTCGTAGCCTACGAACAaccagttttcattttgataaCGACCCACTCAAACCTTCTTCAAAAGTTGAAGAATCAGTTCTGGCCTTCAAAGAAGATCtgaaaaaagagcaaaagaaatCGGCTGCCATACAACCATCTGTAACACCTGTTGTTGCGAAACCATCTCTAGGAAAAAGGATTATGGATGAGCTCAAACACTATTATCATGGTTTTCGTCTGTTATTTATAGATATCAAGATTTCATGGAATCTTCTTTGGCGTGTGCTGAAAGGGGAAATGTTGAccaggagagagaaaaaacaactgGTTAAGACTTCGGCCGATGTCTTTCGTCTTGTGCCATTCTCTGTCTTCATCATCATTCCCTTCATGGAATTTACTCTTCCCATCTTTCTGAAGCTGTTCCCCAACATGCTACCGTCTACGTTCCAAACAGccaatgaaaaagaagctaaaatgaaaactgaatTAAAGGTTAAACTAGAAATGGCAAAATTTTTACAACAAACACTGGATGAAATGGCTTTGAAACGCGCCGTTGGTAGTGGCCATCAGAGTTATACGGCAAAAGAGTTTGCAGAATTCTGTTCCAAATTACGCAGCTCAGGCCAACAGGCTTCCAACGAAGAAATTCTTCGTTTCTCAAAACTATTCGAAGACGAGATAACCCTGGATTCGCTGACACGGCCGCAATTAAGAGCATTGTGTCGGGTACTTGAGCTTAGTACAATTGGTCCGAACAGCTTACTCCGTTTTCAGCTAAGAATGAGACTTCGAAGCCTGGCCGCCGACGACAAGGTGATTCAGAAAGAAGGAGTCGATTCTCTGACTGTCAGCGAACTGCAATCAGCCTGTCGAGCACGCGGCATGAGAGCACTCGGTGTTAGCGAAATTCGCCTCAAATCCCAATTACTTCAGTGGCTTGATTTGAGTCTAAATGAAAAAGTTCCTCCCTCACTGCTGCTCCTTTCCCGCGCACTCTACCTACCCGACAGTGACGTTACTTCTGATCAACTCAAGGTAACCATCGCCTCGCTGCCGGAATCAGTAGTTGCTCAGACCCGTGACGCCATCAGTCAACGTCGTGGTAAGATCGACAACGAAGCACGTATTTTGGCCTTGAAGTTGGAAGAGGCGATGATTGAGGAAGAACGTCAAGAATCCGCTCAAAAAGTGGTTCCAGCCGCTGCTGCCCTGACACCGCCTTCTGCTTCTGAAATGCTGGCAGATTTGGCCCCCGCCCTTCAAG ATAAAGCCAAGGTGTTGACACCAGCGTCAGCCGCCAGCGATCAATTGACTTCAGCTGATGTCGCTGCTTTGGAAAATGCCCTGGAAAGTATTGGTGTTCAGAGGAAGCGTCTTTTGATTGAGAAGGAAGAATTGACAGAGCTCAAAGAAGAAATGGCTGAATACCAAGAGGACATTGAAGAGTTGAAAGATTTCTTGGAAGTGTCGGCTAGCCAACAGCCTCCAGAAAGAAAGCGATTGGTTTTACGTGAATCAAAGGCAGCCCGACGTTTGTTCCGTTCGGTCAATCGCATGATTCAGAAACTTGACGGCACCGTGGATCGCCTAGAAGGAAGAACAGTACGCAAGACGGATGAAGGTGAAGAAAACATGGTTGAAACTGAGGAAGAAAATGTCTCCATAGAAGAATTAATTGCATCAATTCGGCGACTCCAATCTGTTGAAAATTCCGCCAAACTCCAGCAAATCGTCCAGCTTCTTGCTCAGATTGATCAGGATCGTGACGGAGTCGTCAAAGTTGATGATCTCATGAAG GTGATTGAACTGTTGAGTGATGAGAAGATTCAGATGAGCCCCAAACAAATGACAGAAATCCTCAATCTGGtcaacaaagaagaaattctggagatggaagaaaaagtCGAAAAGGCTCTGGGCCATGCTAAGATAGCCGCAGCTCATGCTGCAGCTGCCGCGGTCAACGTCGCTCTTCGGGCAAACCCAACACAAACAATATCTGCCGAAAAACTTCCTATGGAAGAAGACTTGAAAAACAgtgaaaagaaggaagaagaaaataaaggcACGAAGAATGAGTAA